One stretch of Armigeres subalbatus isolate Guangzhou_Male chromosome 2, GZ_Asu_2, whole genome shotgun sequence DNA includes these proteins:
- the LOC134217995 gene encoding ATP-dependent RNA helicase DDX54: MGTEDPNVLPGFSIENVDLDFDDDDDVHSKKGKKKKGGGFQAMGLSMPILKAILKMGYKVPTPIQRKTIPLIMEGRDVVAMAKTGSGKTGCFLIPLFEKLKQREIKAGARALILTPTRELAIQTYKFIKQLGKFTDLKTILVLGGDSMDSQFAAIHTLPDVIVATPGRFLHLCVEMDLKLSAVQYCVFDEADRLFEMGFGEQLTETLRRLPEAKQMVLFSATLPKQMVDFAKAGLSDPTLIRLDVESKIPEALDLKFVYCRPDERYATLLLLLREVIPKSAQTVLFAGTQHHVELISLILTRAGIPNTYVFSSLDASARKINTAKFIMKKVNVLVVTDIAARGLDIPTLDYVVNVHFPGKPKLFVHRVGRCARAGRSGTAYNIFSNDDIAHMIDLHMFLTRPLVLNDSRCIGIVPADMVEAEHQLVLEYVKHIDLATAFRISNNAYKQYIVTRPAASASANKKAKQFKIGELQVMEDFGKAMEKLNEDKKVSKKKKNKKHKGGESVQNVQAAVDPDEFRSSFLNQMKNYRPQSTIFELNPKNNAKEQVVMAEKRSKDTIKIEKHKQKQQEIEREEQKKATAADVQDVDNGYPKKKKLKFMKDDENFIAYQAKDHVEEDGYAINGFAKEANSAELSVIGDTAEDQRSHQRLQKWDRKKKKMVNVVNPKAGKIRTEHGVWISASYKTGRYDKWKERTKVDEQIASQRQDSDVSDAEEAVSVQKTDYPHTHWGRHNAKVDQKKMRDLGLKSADQIVKQRMQKETKLAKEKAARLRNLARKKKSLGKKKAKSKGK, encoded by the exons ATGGGTACGGAAGATCCGAACGTTCTTCCTggattttccattgaaaatgtcgatttggatttcgacgacgacgacgatgtgcATTCGAAGAAGGGTAAGAAGAAAAAGGGAGGTGGATTTCAGGCCATGGGACTGAGCATGCCGATCCTGAAGGCAATCCTGAAAATGGGATACAAAGTGCCAACTCCAATCCAGCGCAAAACTATTCCGCTGATCATGGAGGGCCGCGATGTGGTTGCCATGGCCAAGACAGGCTCGGGCAAAACCGGATGCTTTTTGATTCCGCTGTTCGAGAAACTAAAGCAACGAGAAATCAAAGCCGGCGCCAGAGCGCTGATATTGACTCCCACGAGAGAGCTGGCTATTCAAACGTACAAATTCATCAAGCAGCTGGGGAAGTTTACGGATTTGAAAACGATTCTAGTGCTTGGCGGCGATTCGATGGATTCGCAGTTTGCGGCCATTCACACGCTGCCGGATGTGATTGTTGCCACGCCAGGCCGATTCCTGCACTTGTGTGTGGAGATGGATCTGAAACTGTCAGCGGTGCAGTACTGCGTGTTTGACGAAGCGGACCGTCTGTTTGAGATGGGTTTCGGTGAACAGCTGACGGAGACCTTGCGAAGGTTACCCGAGGCTAAGCAAATGGTTCTGTTCAGTGCGACGCTGCCGAAGCAGATGGTCGACTTTGCGAAGGCTGGCCTGAGCGATCCTACGCTGATCCGATTGGACGTGGAGTCGAAAATTCCGGAAGCGCtagatttgaaatttgtttactGCAGGCCGGACGAACGATATGCCACTCTGTTGCTTTTGCTTCGCGAGGTGATTCCGAAGAGCGCCCAAACCGTGTTGTTTGCCGGAACGCAGCATCACGTTGAATTGATTTCTCTG ATTCTGACACGAGCTGGAATTCCAAATACGTACGTTTTCTCAAGTCTGGACGCATCAGCTCGTAAGATCAATACCGCAAAGTTTATTATGAAGAAAGTAAATGTTTTAGTCGTCACGGATATTGCTGCTCGCGGTTTGGACATCCCCACGCTGGACTACGTGGTCAATGTGCATTTTCCGGGAAAGCCTAAGCTATTCGTCCATCGAGTGGGCCGTTGCGCTCGTGCCGGAAGAAGTGGAACGGCTTACAATATTTTCTCCAACGACGATATCGCCCACATGATAGATCTGCACATGTTTCTTACTCGGCCGTTGGTGTTGAACGATTCTCGCTGTATTGGGATTGTTCCTGCGGATATGGTCGAAGCGGAACACCAACTTGTGCTGGAGTACGTCAAGCATATCGATCTGGCAACGGCGTTCCGGATCAGTAACAATGCCTACAAACAGTACATTGTGACCCGGCCGGCCGCGTCGGCCAGTGCCAATAAGAAGGCCAAGCAGTTTAAAATTGGTGAACTGCAAGTGATGGAAGATTTTGGAAAAGCAATGGAGAAGTTGAATGAAGATAAGAAGGTcagcaaaaagaagaaaaataagaaacataagGGAGGTGAGAGCGTTCAG aATGTTCAAGCAGCTGTCGACCCTGATGAGTTCCGAAGTAGTTTCCTGAATCAAATGAAAAACTACCGTCCGCAATCTACTATATTTGAGTTAAATCCGAAGAATAACGCGAAGGAGCAGGTAGTGATGGCTGAGAAGCGTAGCAAAGATAccataaaaatcgaaaaacacaaACAGAAACAGCAGGAAATTGAGCGTGAAGAACAGAAGAAAGCCACTGCCGCTGACGTGCAGGACGTTGACAATGGATATCCAAAAAAGAAAAAGCTGAAATTTATGAAAGACGATGAAAATTTCATCGCATATCAGGCGAAGGATCATGTGGAGGAGGATGGTTACGCAATCAATGGCTTTGCCAAGGAGGCCAACTCCGCCGAACTGTCTGTCATCGGCGACACGGCCGAAGATCAACGATCCCACCAACGGCTGCAAAAGTGGGATcgcaagaaaaagaagatggTAAATGTGGTCAATCCCAAAGCCGGTAAAATTCGCACGGAACATGGCGTCTGGATTTCGGCATCGTACAAAACCGGTCGGTACGACAAGTGGAAGGAACGCACCAAGGTCGACGAGCAGATTGCTAGCCAACGGCAGGACAGTGATGTCAGCGATGCAGAGGAAGCGGTTTCCGTGCAGAAGACCGACTATCCGCATACCCATTGGGGACGACATAACGCCAAGGTGGACCAGAAGAAGATGCGCGATTTGGGTCTGAAGTCGGCCGACCAGATTGTGAAACAACGGATGCAGAAGGAAACCAAACTTGCCAAGGAGAAGGCAGCTCGGTTGCGGAATTTGGCCCGTAAGAAGAAGTCGCtaggcaagaaaaaggcaaaatcaAAGGGTAAATAG
- the LOC134208845 gene encoding uncharacterized protein LOC134208845, which translates to MGRNTFEFIVGGIGIPMIIDSGADANIIDEATWVKAKDLGITVKSFSNEVDRKLMGYATKEALKMKGMFQAEIQAGTNTAEAKFYIVEQGKYNLLGDTTAKELKVLQVGYNIARVDNQKQIPFPKIKGILVEIPIDKSVQPIQQSYRRAPIALEDNIHKKL; encoded by the coding sequence ATGGGACGGAATACTTTCGAGTTTATCGTTGGTGGCATCGGAATTCCCATGATCATTGACTCGGGAGCCGACGCGAACATAATCGATGAGGCAACATGGGTTAAAGCCAAGGACTTGGGTATTACCGTTAAATCCTTTTCGAATGAAGTTGATAGAAAACTGATGGGTTACGCTACTAAAGAGGCATTGAAGATGAAAGGCATGTTTCAAGCCGAAATTCAAGCCGGAACTAACACGGCTGAAGCAAAGTTCTACATTGTTGAACAAGGGAAATACAATCTTCTAGGAGATACCACTGCTAAGGAACTCAAAGTTTTACAAGTAGGCTACAACATTGCAAGAGTGGACAATCAGAAGCAGATCCCGTTTCCAAAAATCAAAGGAATTCTAGTTGAGATTCCAATCGATAAGTCGGTGCAACCCATTCAGCAAAGCTACCGCCGCGCTCCCATTGCTCTTGAAGATAATATCCACAAAAAGCTGTAA